Proteins encoded in a region of the Moritella marina ATCC 15381 genome:
- a CDS encoding MOSC domain-containing protein: MSDPQSLLISQQYAVEVYVGRIKQSFGFETAIDKQPVSNSIYLSEHGLEGDETADKKYHGGLERALHQYPAEHYPFWQQVYTPRTNEQPRFEAPGMGENISALGMTEENVCIGDQYQWGDAIIEVSQPRLPCFNLNTRWDVADISVQMQALSRCGWLYRVIKPGMVNQGDALVHIKRLTPATTVKQVCELFFNAPLDNENLTTLIEMPALSPYWGETAKTRLTTNTVENWNFRLLDHA, encoded by the coding sequence ATGTCAGATCCCCAATCACTACTTATTTCGCAACAATACGCAGTTGAAGTGTACGTAGGTCGCATTAAGCAAAGTTTTGGATTCGAGACTGCGATTGATAAGCAGCCTGTGAGTAACAGTATCTACCTTTCTGAGCATGGGCTTGAAGGTGACGAAACTGCGGATAAAAAATACCACGGTGGTCTTGAGCGAGCTTTACACCAATATCCAGCCGAACATTACCCATTTTGGCAACAAGTATATACACCGAGAACGAACGAACAGCCGCGATTTGAAGCTCCTGGTATGGGTGAGAATATAAGTGCGTTAGGCATGACGGAAGAAAATGTCTGTATTGGTGATCAATACCAATGGGGTGACGCCATTATCGAAGTAAGCCAACCTCGCCTGCCTTGCTTTAACCTTAATACCCGCTGGGATGTCGCTGACATTTCAGTACAGATGCAAGCTCTCAGTCGTTGTGGCTGGTTATATCGTGTGATTAAGCCGGGCATGGTCAATCAAGGTGATGCACTGGTTCACATTAAACGCTTAACCCCTGCGACAACGGTAAAGCAAGTCTGTGAATTGTTCTTCAATGCGCCATTGGACAACGAAAACCTAACAACCTTGATTGAAATGCCTGCGTTGTCACCGTACTGGGGCGAAACGGCTAAGACGCGATTAACCACCAATACGGTAGAAAATTGGAATTTTAGATTATTAGATCACGCTTAA
- a CDS encoding tRNA-uridine aminocarboxypropyltransferase, with translation MRIHNVHRLATQRLADSTKPFNARGGRLIRCDYCMLGKQFCICEHRPLVESTAGFMLVMFDYEMIKPSNTGRLIADVIEDTFAYQWSRTAPSQEMIDIINADCWQPFIIFPEEYVVERERVQTGPLAIASGKRPLYILLDGSWREAKKMFKKSPWLHDIPVISFDPEVVSQYQIRKAAKENQLATAEVASLVLGHHGEADNADILSCWFDVFRERYLAGTKQIDVGVDAALQRLQTLTV, from the coding sequence ATGCGCATTCATAATGTTCATCGATTAGCAACACAGCGTCTCGCTGATAGTACCAAGCCTTTTAACGCCCGCGGTGGCCGATTAATTCGCTGTGATTACTGCATGCTTGGCAAGCAATTTTGTATTTGTGAACATCGACCACTGGTTGAGTCTACGGCTGGTTTTATGTTAGTGATGTTTGATTATGAAATGATTAAACCAAGTAATACAGGCCGTTTGATCGCAGACGTTATTGAAGACACGTTTGCTTATCAATGGTCTCGTACAGCGCCTAGTCAAGAGATGATTGATATTATCAATGCCGATTGTTGGCAGCCATTCATTATCTTCCCTGAAGAGTATGTGGTAGAGCGTGAGCGAGTACAAACGGGCCCATTGGCCATCGCGTCGGGTAAACGCCCGTTATACATTCTGCTTGATGGTAGCTGGCGTGAAGCGAAGAAAATGTTTAAAAAGAGCCCCTGGTTACATGACATTCCGGTTATCTCATTTGATCCTGAAGTTGTGTCGCAATATCAGATCCGTAAAGCAGCAAAAGAAAACCAGCTGGCGACAGCAGAAGTTGCATCCTTGGTATTAGGGCATCATGGTGAAGCTGATAATGCTGATATTCTTTCTTGTTGGTTTGATGTATTTCGCGAACGTTATTTGGCGGGTACTAAGCAAATTGATGTTGGTGTTGATGCTGCGTTGCAACGCTTACAGACATTAACGGTCTAA
- the sbcB gene encoding exodeoxyribonuclease I, producing the protein MDNNSNKAAADQATFYWHDYETFGLSPSLDRPSQFAGIRTDMDFNVIGEPDMFYCRQSDDYLPSPEAAMITGITPQKTQAEGVTEAEFSKRIEAQFSQKNTCIIGYNNIRFDDEVTRNIFYRNFHDPYAHTWKDGNSRWDIIDLMRACYALRPEGIVWPENDDGLPSMRLELLTKANGIEHANAHDATSDVYATIAMAKLVKDKQPKLFDFLFNLRNKRKVESLIDIINMTPLVHVSGMFGADRGFTSWVVPLAWHPTNNNAVIVADLAQDITPLLELSSDELRDRLYTPRKELGDLAPIPLKLIHINKCPVLAPAKTLLPENAERLGIDRNACLANLKRLKESKTLRENVVGVYQVEREYPKTNNVDAMIYDGFFSAGDKANFEILRETAPEQLAGLKLKISDERFNEMFFRYRARNFPHLLSMPEQQKWLNHCRTVLEDSAPAYFARLDALAIENSHDERKMKLLQQLYLYGQKIIGA; encoded by the coding sequence ATGGATAACAATTCTAATAAAGCAGCTGCTGACCAAGCCACTTTTTACTGGCACGATTATGAAACTTTCGGGTTAAGCCCATCACTTGATCGCCCTTCTCAATTTGCTGGTATTCGCACCGACATGGACTTTAATGTGATCGGCGAACCCGATATGTTTTATTGCCGTCAATCTGATGATTACCTGCCTTCGCCAGAAGCTGCCATGATCACGGGAATTACGCCGCAAAAGACCCAAGCAGAAGGTGTCACTGAAGCCGAATTCAGTAAACGAATTGAAGCGCAGTTCAGCCAAAAAAACACCTGTATTATCGGTTACAACAACATCCGCTTTGATGATGAAGTCACACGTAATATTTTTTATCGTAATTTCCACGACCCGTATGCACATACATGGAAAGACGGTAACTCACGTTGGGATATCATCGACTTAATGCGCGCTTGTTATGCATTACGTCCAGAAGGGATTGTTTGGCCTGAAAATGATGATGGTCTGCCAAGCATGCGTCTTGAATTGTTAACCAAAGCCAATGGTATCGAACATGCCAATGCCCATGATGCAACATCAGACGTGTACGCAACGATCGCAATGGCAAAACTGGTTAAAGATAAGCAGCCAAAATTATTCGATTTCTTATTTAACTTACGTAACAAGCGTAAAGTTGAATCACTGATTGATATCATCAACATGACACCATTAGTACACGTGAGTGGCATGTTTGGTGCAGATCGCGGCTTTACAAGTTGGGTTGTGCCACTAGCTTGGCATCCAACTAACAATAATGCCGTGATCGTCGCTGATTTAGCGCAAGACATTACTCCGTTGTTAGAACTAAGCTCAGATGAATTACGTGATCGCCTGTATACGCCAAGAAAAGAACTGGGTGATTTAGCCCCTATCCCATTAAAGCTTATCCACATAAATAAGTGCCCAGTATTGGCGCCAGCGAAAACATTATTACCCGAAAATGCCGAACGCTTGGGTATAGATCGTAACGCCTGTTTAGCAAATCTAAAACGTTTAAAAGAGAGTAAAACACTGCGTGAAAACGTGGTTGGTGTGTATCAAGTAGAACGTGAATACCCAAAAACGAATAATGTTGATGCCATGATTTATGATGGTTTCTTTAGCGCAGGTGACAAAGCCAACTTTGAGATCTTACGTGAAACTGCGCCAGAGCAATTAGCAGGACTGAAGCTTAAAATCAGTGATGAACGTTTTAACGAAATGTTCTTCCGCTATCGTGCACGTAACTTCCCACATTTACTGTCGATGCCAGAGCAGCAAAAATGGCTTAATCATTGCCGCACCGTGCTAGAAGACAGTGCGCCAGCTTACTTTGCCCGCTTAGATGCTCTCGCCATTGAAAACAGTCATGACGAACGTAAGATGAAACTACTACAACAGTTATACCTTTACGGTCAGAAGATCATTGGTGCCTAA
- a CDS encoding Gfo/Idh/MocA family protein, with protein MQNKNADTVTIRWGIIGCGSVTELKSGPAYQKTADFELSAVMRRDLGLAADYAQRHKVKAYSSNAADIIHNDEIDAVYIATPPDSHKLYALQVAAAGKPCCIEKPLAPSYADSLAIVNAFESQNIPLFVAYYRRSLPRFNKVKSLLESGGIGEVRTINAFLNKPANALDLSGEFNWRTDKTVATGGYFDDLASHGLDLFAYLLGDFDIVKGLSTNQQGLYSSLDAVTACWQHKSGVMGIGSWNFGGCTREDRVVITGSKGELSFSVFDEVPIVLQTLNRRQEFIIENPENIQLHHVANIREQLVNGVKHPSSGKTALHTSWVMTQILHGGPSL; from the coding sequence ATGCAGAATAAGAACGCGGATACAGTAACTATTCGCTGGGGTATTATTGGTTGCGGTTCGGTAACAGAATTAAAAAGTGGCCCTGCCTATCAAAAAACGGCAGATTTCGAACTCTCGGCTGTCATGCGTCGTGATCTTGGACTCGCTGCAGACTATGCGCAAAGACATAAGGTGAAAGCGTATTCTTCTAACGCGGCTGATATTATTCACAACGATGAGATTGATGCTGTCTATATCGCCACCCCACCTGATAGTCATAAATTATATGCCTTACAGGTTGCCGCCGCAGGTAAACCTTGTTGTATTGAAAAGCCCCTTGCACCGAGTTACGCTGATAGCTTAGCAATTGTAAATGCTTTTGAATCGCAAAATATACCGCTGTTTGTGGCTTATTATCGTCGTTCATTACCGCGTTTTAATAAGGTTAAATCGTTACTTGAATCCGGTGGCATTGGTGAGGTTAGAACGATTAATGCATTTCTAAATAAACCCGCTAATGCATTGGATTTATCTGGAGAATTTAATTGGCGAACAGATAAAACCGTTGCTACTGGTGGCTATTTTGACGATTTGGCTAGCCATGGACTTGATCTGTTTGCTTATTTACTCGGTGATTTTGATATTGTCAAAGGCCTAAGTACTAACCAACAAGGCCTGTACTCATCTCTGGATGCCGTCACTGCATGCTGGCAGCATAAGAGCGGTGTCATGGGTATTGGAAGCTGGAATTTTGGAGGATGTACACGTGAAGACCGTGTTGTTATTACAGGCAGTAAAGGAGAACTCAGCTTTTCAGTGTTTGACGAGGTGCCGATCGTTTTACAAACATTAAATCGACGTCAAGAATTCATCATCGAAAATCCGGAAAATATTCAATTACATCATGTCGCTAATATACGCGAACAGCTGGTGAATGGTGTAAAGCATCCATCCAGTGGTAAAACTGCGTTACATACAAGCTGGGTTATGACACAGATCCTACATGGTGGCCCATCATTATAG